A window from Corynebacterium singulare encodes these proteins:
- a CDS encoding inorganic phosphate transporter, with protein sequence MSTATPTMPDLEKVNGKNRDWIWHLFFGVLTAATLVFFIVWGNGEIADGSSSILLVTAIIFALFMAFNIGGNDVANSFGTSVGAGTLSMKQALAVAAIFEVSGAILAGGEVTDTVRSGIVDLNAIDGLDPMEFVYIMMSSLLGAAIWLLVATRMGWPVSTTHSIVGGIVGAALTVGFITGKGGMDMVQWGGIGKIAISWVLSPVLGGIAAYLLFKWIKTSILVYNESADQRLREIKTRRAELRKEHKSRFERMNELQQISYTNAMARDAALTSEEDYDPEALESEYYRELHDINKDLDDVDAHRALENWVPVLAALGAIIISAMVLFKGLKHTGVDFSTLQNLLVMGMVGAAVWMAVFIFARSLKKKSLDRSTFLLFSWMQVFTASAFAFSHGSNDIANAIGPFAAVFDVLKTNQISDEVSVPLPVMVCMGIALISGLWFIGRFVIQTVGSGLTQMHPSSGFAAELAAAAVVMAASLLGLPVSSTHILIGAVLGVGVVNRAANWNLMKPIALAWVITLPAAAAIAAVTVSVLRVVF encoded by the coding sequence TTGAGCACCGCCACACCGACGATGCCGGACCTTGAGAAGGTAAACGGCAAGAACAGGGATTGGATTTGGCACCTGTTCTTCGGCGTCCTCACCGCCGCCACCCTCGTCTTCTTCATCGTGTGGGGCAACGGAGAGATCGCCGATGGATCCAGCAGCATCCTCCTCGTTACCGCCATTATTTTCGCCCTCTTCATGGCATTCAACATCGGCGGCAATGACGTCGCCAACTCCTTCGGTACTTCCGTTGGCGCCGGCACCCTGTCTATGAAGCAGGCCCTTGCAGTCGCCGCCATCTTCGAGGTCTCCGGCGCCATCCTGGCCGGTGGCGAGGTGACGGATACCGTGCGCTCCGGCATCGTGGATCTCAATGCCATCGACGGCCTCGACCCGATGGAATTCGTCTACATCATGATGTCTTCCCTGCTGGGCGCTGCAATCTGGCTGCTCGTTGCCACCCGCATGGGCTGGCCTGTTTCCACCACTCACTCCATCGTCGGCGGTATCGTCGGTGCTGCGCTTACCGTTGGTTTCATTACCGGCAAGGGCGGCATGGACATGGTTCAGTGGGGCGGCATCGGCAAAATCGCTATCTCCTGGGTCCTTTCCCCGGTCCTTGGCGGTATCGCTGCCTACCTGCTCTTCAAGTGGATTAAGACCTCTATCCTTGTCTACAACGAGTCTGCTGACCAGCGTCTGCGTGAGATTAAGACTCGCCGCGCTGAGCTCCGCAAGGAGCACAAGTCTCGCTTTGAGCGTATGAACGAACTGCAGCAGATTTCCTACACCAATGCGATGGCCCGTGACGCTGCCCTGACCTCCGAAGAGGACTACGACCCTGAGGCTCTCGAGTCCGAGTACTACCGCGAACTTCACGACATCAACAAGGATTTGGATGATGTCGATGCCCACCGCGCGTTGGAGAACTGGGTTCCGGTGCTCGCTGCATTGGGCGCCATCATCATTTCCGCAATGGTTCTCTTCAAGGGTCTCAAGCACACCGGTGTTGACTTCTCTACCCTGCAGAACCTCCTCGTCATGGGCATGGTGGGCGCCGCAGTCTGGATGGCTGTGTTCATCTTTGCTCGTTCCTTGAAGAAGAAGTCCCTGGATCGTTCGACCTTCCTTCTCTTCTCCTGGATGCAGGTCTTTACCGCATCTGCCTTCGCGTTCTCCCACGGCTCGAACGATATCGCTAACGCCATCGGCCCCTTCGCTGCGGTCTTTGACGTTCTGAAGACCAACCAGATTTCTGATGAGGTATCCGTCCCGCTGCCCGTTATGGTGTGCATGGGTATCGCGCTGATTTCTGGCCTGTGGTTCATCGGCCGCTTCGTTATTCAGACCGTGGGTTCTGGTCTGACTCAGATGCACCCGTCCTCTGGCTTCGCCGCTGAGCTGGCTGCCGCCGCCGTAGTCATGGCTGCATCCCTGCTGGGTCTGCCGGTCTCCTCCACCCACATCCTCATTGGTGCTGTTCTGGGTGTCGGTGTTGTCAACCGCGCCGCAAACTGGAACCTCATGAAGCCCATTGCCCTAGCGTGGGTTATCACCCTTCCGGCTGCAGCTGCTATCGCCGCTGTCACCGTCTCCGTGCTGCGCGTGGTCTTCTAA
- a CDS encoding CE1759 family FMN reductase translates to MRSLVIVTAGLSTPSTTRALADTLSTATSAHLHARGDEAQVTVIELRQLAAELALAMTDWLAPTPLLDAAKESLIAADGLIAVSPVFQGSYSGLFKMFFDTLDPHALDGLPTLIAATGGSHRHALVLDYALRPLLNYLHATVVPTGVYQAAEELAAAPEVANPALAARIDRASGELTDLMAARHMHSVL, encoded by the coding sequence ATGCGTTCACTAGTCATCGTCACTGCGGGACTGTCCACGCCGTCAACGACGCGTGCGCTTGCCGACACCCTCTCCACCGCCACCAGCGCGCACCTCCATGCGCGGGGCGACGAGGCGCAGGTGACCGTCATCGAGCTCCGTCAACTCGCGGCCGAGCTGGCACTCGCCATGACGGACTGGCTGGCTCCCACTCCGCTGCTCGATGCGGCCAAGGAGTCACTTATTGCTGCCGACGGTCTGATTGCGGTAAGCCCCGTTTTCCAAGGCAGCTATTCGGGATTATTCAAGATGTTTTTCGACACCCTCGATCCCCACGCACTGGACGGACTCCCTACGCTCATCGCCGCGACGGGTGGTTCACATCGTCATGCTCTCGTGCTGGATTACGCGCTGCGCCCGCTACTTAATTACCTGCATGCCACCGTCGTGCCAACCGGTGTATACCAAGCCGCCGAAGAGCTCGCCGCTGCCCCGGAGGTGGCAAACCCTGCGCTTGCCGCACGCATTGACCGGGCTTCTGGGGAGCTCACAGATCTCATGGCAGCACGGCATATGCACTCTGTACTATAA
- the ypfJ gene encoding KPN_02809 family neutral zinc metallopeptidase, with the protein MTFKSGASFDGKRASSGGRGRGGMIATGGGVGSLLLIGLYLLLGGDPGAITGSQSQPDQTQVGPEESGEDAFAHCKTAEDGNEYDDCRVMFAAQSVDKVWETVLPEQAGLDYVEPGRVIFSNTTVTGCGQASGATGPFYCPADESAYFDTAFFDQLRNFGGENAPLAQMYIVAHEFGHHIQKIEGTLSLSNYNDPGEDSNAVKIELQADCYAGLWAHYADEGEDALLETITEQQVTDAVNTARAVGDDNIQRRSGGEVRPDTWTHGSSEDRAKYFLAGYESGKMEQCDTLERGVYKS; encoded by the coding sequence ATGACTTTCAAATCTGGCGCAAGTTTTGACGGCAAGCGGGCCAGCTCCGGCGGACGCGGCCGTGGCGGAATGATTGCCACCGGTGGCGGCGTTGGCTCCCTCCTCCTCATCGGTCTCTACCTCCTCCTCGGTGGCGATCCGGGTGCTATCACCGGTAGCCAGTCCCAACCGGACCAAACCCAGGTCGGCCCTGAGGAAAGCGGCGAGGATGCATTCGCACACTGCAAGACGGCGGAAGATGGCAACGAATACGATGACTGCCGCGTGATGTTTGCCGCCCAGTCCGTAGACAAGGTCTGGGAAACTGTACTGCCAGAGCAGGCGGGACTAGATTACGTCGAACCCGGCCGCGTCATTTTCAGCAACACCACGGTGACTGGCTGCGGCCAGGCCTCCGGCGCAACGGGACCTTTCTACTGTCCAGCCGATGAATCGGCCTACTTCGATACCGCATTCTTTGACCAGCTCCGCAACTTCGGAGGTGAAAACGCTCCGCTCGCACAGATGTACATCGTGGCCCACGAGTTTGGCCACCACATCCAGAAGATCGAGGGCACTCTAAGTCTTTCCAATTACAACGACCCCGGCGAGGACTCTAACGCCGTCAAGATTGAGCTGCAGGCGGATTGCTACGCAGGCCTGTGGGCGCACTATGCCGATGAAGGCGAGGACGCCCTGCTGGAGACCATTACCGAACAGCAGGTGACGGACGCTGTGAACACCGCCCGTGCGGTGGGCGATGACAACATCCAGCGCCGCTCTGGTGGCGAGGTCCGCCCAGATACGTGGACCCACGGATCCTCCGAAGACCGCGCAAAGTACTTCTTGGCGGGCTATGAGTCAGGCAAGATGGAACAGTGCGATACCTTGGAACGCGGTGTCTACAAGTCTTAA
- a CDS encoding replication-associated recombination protein A: protein MGQGSLFGDEPAAQPPAAAGADMFATHSGSPLAARMRPQSLDEVVGQQHLLEPGTPLRRLVEGSGDASVILYGPPGTGKTTLASLIAASLGDNFVGLSALDSGVKQVREVITHARRELIEGRRTVLFIDEVHRFSKTQQDALLAAVENRTVLLVAATTENPSFSVVAPLLSRSLLCHLQPLDDAALRTLAERALASERGLNGRITASDEALDQLVLLAGGDARRTLTYLEAAAEAVPDGEELTTDILTANVNRAVVRYDRDGDQHYDVVSAFIKSIRGSDVDAALHYLARMVEAGEDPRFIARRLIVHASEDIGMADPTALPTAVAAAEAAALIGLPEARIPLAQATIHLATAPKSNSVINAINAAQADVQAGKIGHVPAHLRDGHYEGAKRLGNAVGYAYPHDDPRGVVAQQYLPDALVDATYYHPTDHGAEKRVRDYLGRLRDIIRGRRR, encoded by the coding sequence ATGGGTCAAGGGTCGCTTTTCGGCGATGAGCCCGCCGCCCAACCTCCAGCTGCCGCCGGTGCGGATATGTTCGCTACGCATTCCGGTTCGCCGTTGGCTGCGCGCATGCGGCCCCAGAGCTTGGACGAGGTGGTGGGGCAGCAGCATTTGCTGGAGCCGGGAACTCCGCTGCGGCGTCTGGTGGAGGGCTCTGGCGACGCCTCCGTTATCTTGTACGGCCCGCCCGGTACCGGCAAGACCACTCTGGCTTCCCTCATCGCGGCTTCGCTGGGAGACAATTTCGTGGGTTTGTCTGCGCTGGACTCCGGCGTTAAGCAAGTCCGTGAAGTCATTACCCACGCGCGCCGCGAGCTTATTGAGGGACGCCGCACCGTTCTTTTCATTGATGAGGTTCACCGCTTTTCCAAGACACAGCAGGATGCGCTCCTCGCTGCGGTAGAGAACCGCACCGTCCTGCTTGTTGCCGCCACCACGGAGAACCCGTCCTTCTCTGTCGTTGCTCCGCTACTTTCGCGTTCCTTGTTGTGCCATCTGCAGCCACTCGATGACGCTGCGCTTCGCACCCTTGCCGAGCGCGCCCTGGCAAGCGAGCGAGGCCTCAACGGAAGAATCACTGCGAGTGATGAAGCCCTTGACCAACTCGTGCTGCTCGCCGGGGGAGATGCTCGGCGCACTCTGACGTATCTGGAAGCGGCTGCTGAGGCTGTTCCTGATGGCGAGGAACTTACCACGGACATTCTCACCGCCAACGTCAACCGGGCCGTTGTTCGCTACGACCGTGACGGAGACCAGCATTATGACGTCGTCTCTGCATTTATCAAGTCGATCCGTGGCTCCGATGTCGATGCGGCCTTGCACTACTTGGCCCGCATGGTGGAGGCAGGGGAGGACCCGCGCTTTATTGCCCGCCGCCTCATAGTGCATGCGTCTGAGGACATTGGCATGGCGGATCCGACGGCCCTTCCTACAGCTGTGGCCGCTGCTGAAGCAGCCGCGCTCATTGGGTTACCTGAAGCGCGTATACCACTGGCACAAGCCACCATCCACCTGGCCACAGCGCCCAAATCCAATTCTGTTATCAACGCTATCAACGCCGCACAAGCCGATGTCCAGGCCGGCAAGATTGGGCACGTGCCGGCACACCTGCGTGATGGGCACTACGAAGGTGCGAAGCGCCTAGGTAATGCGGTGGGCTATGCGTACCCGCACGATGATCCGCGCGGCGTGGTGGCGCAGCAATATTTGCCAGACGCGCTTGTCGACGCCACCTATTACCACCCCACCGACCACGGCGCGGAAAAGCGCGTGCGTGACTATTTAGGTCGGTTGCGGGACATCATTCGGGGGCGGCGTCGATAA
- a CDS encoding CBS domain-containing protein yields the protein MSDNTLARFFAAFNEIEQFLRQAIGAKNSDSFWWIVDRAHDKHLMSKRQAEQLKDFSNLRNAIAHGRYYDGDPIATPHPQVLEQLENLQRLLTDPPTAQSLLSEREVTTLSPEADILEALALIDRTGYSQIPIYDSGVFQALLTTNVIARWVAADLSDDGVINGASISAVLTMAESKDRAEFLPRTATAQEVVDVLTDVAADGTHPSAVLLTEDGERSQRPLAIATPADLATLVDALEWE from the coding sequence ATGAGCGACAACACCCTAGCGCGCTTCTTTGCCGCCTTCAATGAGATCGAACAGTTCCTCCGTCAAGCTATCGGCGCGAAGAATTCCGATTCCTTTTGGTGGATAGTGGACCGCGCACACGACAAACACCTCATGAGTAAACGCCAGGCCGAACAGCTCAAGGACTTTTCCAACCTGCGCAATGCCATCGCACATGGGCGCTATTATGATGGCGATCCCATTGCTACCCCGCATCCGCAGGTCCTTGAGCAGCTTGAAAACCTTCAGCGCCTTTTGACGGACCCTCCCACTGCCCAGTCTCTTCTCTCCGAGCGTGAGGTCACCACTCTCAGCCCCGAGGCAGACATTCTGGAGGCCCTCGCGCTCATCGATAGAACGGGATACTCCCAAATCCCCATCTATGATTCTGGAGTCTTCCAGGCGCTCCTCACCACCAATGTCATCGCGCGCTGGGTGGCGGCGGATTTAAGCGACGATGGGGTGATCAATGGGGCGTCGATAAGCGCGGTGCTCACGATGGCTGAGAGCAAGGACCGTGCCGAGTTCTTGCCGCGCACCGCTACCGCGCAAGAGGTCGTCGATGTCCTCACCGACGTTGCCGCGGATGGCACTCACCCCAGCGCTGTCCTCCTCACCGAGGACGGCGAGCGCTCGCAGCGCCCGCTGGCCATTGCCACTCCCGCCGACCTTGCCACGCTTGTCGACGCCCTCGAGTGGGAATAA
- a CDS encoding phosphotransferase family protein — MSQRQVEADEPVNAVEQGSVESTVVAEASQMLSRRFGGEPELSDIETLSGSGNAVVVRARTAPSAFFPYRSVVIKYNPVTGHTIDDAALLREVVAYQFTTSLSEEVRPGPVLLAHDVDKRILVLSDAGDGDTFADTLARSGEDERRDLLRGLGSALGKMHAGTASRKEDYDALLNRQLRHHPEYAEHQALRDDSLQKSILIGAEILREAGIEPSEHVLERAREATKNLSSGRNRAFTPFDLSPDNIIVGETVTFLDYEWAGFRNVGFDVACVVAGFPQFLFTRPITDDEAEVFIHAWQRRIVDVWPQLADEKTLHELIVACIIGWALSSVTTMYAGGIEGVVALAEGNADVYHDPKRSLLRPSDHGPFTEDEVLIRRDLYETFEALSRFAAQCQSDGCGSVSEFGRQVAGRLRES; from the coding sequence ATGAGCCAAAGACAAGTGGAGGCAGACGAGCCAGTGAATGCTGTGGAGCAGGGATCAGTCGAAAGTACCGTGGTGGCGGAGGCATCGCAGATGCTCTCGCGCCGCTTTGGCGGCGAACCGGAATTGAGCGATATTGAGACCCTCAGCGGCTCCGGTAATGCCGTCGTGGTCCGCGCGCGTACCGCCCCCAGTGCTTTCTTTCCGTACCGCTCTGTTGTTATTAAATACAACCCAGTCACTGGCCACACCATCGACGACGCAGCACTGCTTCGGGAAGTCGTGGCATATCAGTTCACCACCTCTCTGTCTGAGGAGGTGCGGCCGGGGCCGGTGTTGCTCGCCCACGACGTCGATAAGCGCATTCTCGTGCTGTCTGACGCCGGTGATGGCGACACTTTTGCCGACACTCTTGCCCGCAGCGGCGAGGATGAGCGTCGTGACCTGCTCCGAGGTCTTGGCAGCGCGCTGGGCAAAATGCATGCTGGGACAGCCAGCCGCAAGGAAGACTACGACGCGCTGCTCAACCGTCAGCTGCGTCATCATCCGGAATATGCTGAGCACCAGGCATTGCGGGATGATTCGCTGCAAAAATCCATCCTTATCGGCGCCGAAATCCTCCGCGAGGCAGGCATTGAGCCCTCGGAACACGTGCTGGAACGTGCCCGCGAGGCGACGAAGAACCTGAGCTCCGGCCGAAACCGCGCTTTCACCCCCTTTGACTTGTCTCCGGACAACATCATTGTGGGCGAGACTGTGACGTTCCTGGACTACGAATGGGCAGGCTTTCGGAATGTGGGCTTCGACGTCGCCTGCGTGGTAGCCGGGTTCCCGCAGTTTCTCTTTACTCGTCCCATCACGGATGACGAAGCAGAGGTGTTTATCCACGCCTGGCAGCGCCGCATCGTGGATGTCTGGCCGCAGCTCGCGGATGAAAAGACGCTGCATGAGCTCATCGTCGCCTGCATTATCGGCTGGGCTCTGTCCAGTGTTACCACCATGTATGCCGGCGGTATTGAAGGTGTGGTGGCATTGGCCGAGGGCAATGCGGATGTCTACCACGACCCGAAGCGCTCACTCCTGCGGCCTTCGGACCACGGCCCTTTCACTGAAGATGAAGTACTCATCCGTCGTGATCTTTATGAAACGTTTGAGGCATTGTCGCGCTTTGCCGCACAGTGCCAGAGTGATGGTTGCGGCTCTGTGTCTGAGTTTGGCCGGCAGGTAGCCGGGCGTCTGCGGGAGTCCTGA
- a CDS encoding L-serine ammonia-lyase, producing the protein MTISVTDIFSIGIGPSSSHTVGPMRAATAFLKSLPSHPAKVHTELRGSLSATGRGHATDRAVILGLAGWNPLTVPLDAEPRADAFIPAEGSISGPAGEVEYSISFNNEPVPEHPNCLIFTAWDADGSVLAEGAEYFSVGGGFILSREEFDAELETDSGVPAGVAAATTEDTVPYDFQSGEHLLDLCAANEMAIWEVVAANEAVLHREEGGLDYVYRHLDLVWDIMRECVTEGISTKGILPGGLRVNRRAPKMYQQLLDKQNDEACGLSAMEWVNLYALAVNEQNAAGGRVITAPTNGACGIIPAVLHYARDFMADFTRSDARRYLLTAGAVGIIIKSNASISGAEVGCQGEVGSASSMAAAGMAELLGATPAQVENAAEIALEHNLGLTCDPVGGLVQIPCIERNAIGAVKAINAARLARMGEGTHYVTLDNAVRTMAETGRDMLSKYKETSLGGLAKTMGFSVSQVEC; encoded by the coding sequence ATGACTATTAGCGTGACCGATATCTTCTCCATCGGAATCGGACCGTCCTCCTCGCATACCGTGGGCCCCATGCGAGCGGCCACGGCCTTCTTAAAGTCCCTGCCATCGCATCCGGCCAAAGTTCACACGGAGCTGCGCGGCTCGTTGTCTGCTACCGGACGCGGCCACGCGACCGATCGTGCCGTGATCCTTGGTTTGGCAGGCTGGAACCCGCTCACCGTTCCTCTCGATGCGGAGCCGCGCGCCGATGCTTTTATCCCCGCCGAGGGCTCCATCTCGGGCCCCGCGGGCGAGGTCGAGTACAGCATTTCCTTCAACAACGAACCGGTTCCCGAGCATCCCAATTGCCTCATCTTCACGGCGTGGGACGCTGACGGCTCTGTCCTGGCCGAAGGCGCTGAATATTTTTCTGTCGGCGGCGGCTTCATCCTTTCCCGAGAGGAGTTTGACGCCGAGTTGGAAACCGATTCCGGTGTCCCTGCCGGCGTTGCCGCCGCAACCACGGAAGACACCGTTCCCTATGACTTCCAGTCGGGCGAGCACCTCCTCGATCTCTGCGCAGCTAACGAGATGGCCATCTGGGAAGTTGTGGCCGCGAACGAGGCCGTCCTGCACCGCGAAGAGGGTGGCCTAGACTATGTCTACCGCCACCTCGACCTCGTGTGGGACATTATGCGTGAGTGCGTCACCGAAGGAATTTCCACCAAGGGCATCCTGCCTGGTGGCCTTCGTGTAAACCGCCGCGCACCGAAGATGTACCAACAGCTTCTGGACAAGCAGAACGATGAAGCCTGCGGCCTGTCCGCTATGGAATGGGTCAACCTCTACGCGCTGGCCGTCAATGAGCAGAACGCGGCCGGCGGCCGCGTTATCACCGCTCCGACGAACGGTGCCTGCGGCATCATTCCTGCCGTGCTGCATTATGCACGTGACTTCATGGCGGATTTCACCCGTTCTGACGCTCGCCGTTACTTGCTCACCGCGGGTGCCGTGGGCATCATCATCAAGTCCAACGCCTCAATTTCGGGTGCGGAGGTGGGCTGCCAGGGAGAGGTCGGCTCGGCCTCCTCGATGGCCGCCGCCGGCATGGCTGAACTACTTGGCGCCACCCCGGCGCAGGTCGAAAACGCCGCGGAAATTGCCCTTGAGCACAATCTCGGCCTCACCTGCGATCCGGTGGGCGGTCTCGTGCAGATTCCCTGCATCGAGCGCAACGCCATCGGTGCGGTCAAGGCCATCAACGCCGCTCGCCTCGCCCGCATGGGCGAGGGAACTCACTACGTCACCCTCGACAACGCCGTGCGCACCATGGCCGAGACCGGCCGCGACATGCTCTCCAAGTACAAGGAGACCTCGCTCGGCGGCCTGGCCAAAACGATGGGGTTCAGTGTGTCCCAGGTGGAGTGCTAA
- the aspS gene encoding aspartate--tRNA ligase has translation MLRTHLAGELRKEMAGETVTLTGWVARRRDHGGVIFIDLRDRSGVAQVVFRETDVAERAHDLRSEYCVKVTGVVEPRPEGSANPNLASGEIEINVTELEVLNKSAALPFQIDDPSSSGEVGEETRLKYRYLDLRRERQAEALRLRSAANRAARQVLDSHDFTEIETPTLTRSTPEGARDFLVPARLKPGSWYALPQSPQLFKQLLMVSGMERYYQIARCYRDEDFRADRQPEFTQLDVEMSFVDQDDVIALAEEIVSALWKLIGYEITTPIPRMTYADAMKYYGSDKPDLRFDIKITECTEFFKDTTFRVFQNEYVGAVVMDGGASQPRRQFDAWQEWAKQRGAKGLAYITIAEDGTLGGPVAKNITDAEREGIAEHVGAKPGDAIFFAAGDTKSSRALLGAARGEIAKKLDLIKDGDWAFTWVVDAPLFEPSADATASGDVALGHSTWTAVHHAFTSPKPEYMDSFDKEPGEALAYAYDIVCNGNEIGGGSIRIHNQDVQKRVFDVMGIGEEEAQEKFGFLLDAFQYGAPPHGGIAFGWDRIVSLLGGFDSIRDVIAFPKSGGGVDPLTDAPGTIPAAQRKETGVDFKPEKAAKADKSAKDEVEAQ, from the coding sequence GTGCTGCGTACACATTTGGCAGGCGAACTGCGCAAGGAGATGGCGGGGGAGACCGTCACGCTGACGGGTTGGGTGGCTCGCCGTCGCGATCACGGCGGTGTTATCTTCATCGACCTGCGTGACCGCTCTGGTGTTGCCCAGGTTGTTTTCCGCGAGACTGACGTGGCCGAGCGTGCCCACGATCTGCGCTCCGAGTACTGCGTCAAGGTCACCGGTGTAGTCGAGCCGCGTCCGGAAGGTTCCGCGAACCCGAACCTGGCTTCCGGTGAGATTGAGATCAACGTCACCGAACTCGAGGTGCTTAACAAGTCTGCAGCACTGCCGTTCCAGATCGATGACCCGTCCTCCTCCGGTGAAGTAGGCGAGGAAACCCGCCTGAAATACCGCTACCTGGACCTGCGTCGCGAGCGTCAGGCTGAGGCTCTACGCCTGCGCTCGGCCGCCAACCGCGCCGCCCGTCAGGTACTGGACAGCCACGATTTCACCGAGATTGAGACTCCGACCCTGACGCGTTCCACCCCGGAAGGTGCTCGCGACTTCCTCGTTCCGGCTCGCTTGAAGCCGGGCAGCTGGTATGCCTTGCCGCAGTCTCCGCAGCTGTTCAAGCAGCTGCTCATGGTCTCCGGAATGGAGCGTTACTACCAAATCGCCCGCTGTTACCGTGATGAGGATTTCCGCGCAGACCGCCAGCCGGAGTTTACTCAGCTTGACGTTGAGATGTCCTTCGTGGACCAGGATGACGTTATCGCGTTGGCAGAGGAAATCGTGTCTGCCCTGTGGAAGCTCATCGGTTACGAGATCACCACTCCGATCCCGCGTATGACCTACGCCGATGCCATGAAGTATTACGGCTCTGACAAGCCGGATTTGCGTTTTGACATCAAGATCACCGAGTGCACAGAGTTCTTCAAGGACACGACTTTCCGTGTCTTCCAGAATGAGTACGTTGGCGCAGTAGTTATGGATGGTGGTGCCTCCCAGCCGCGCCGCCAGTTCGATGCCTGGCAAGAGTGGGCCAAGCAGCGCGGCGCTAAGGGTCTGGCTTACATCACCATCGCTGAGGACGGCACCCTGGGCGGTCCGGTGGCAAAGAACATCACCGATGCCGAGCGTGAGGGCATCGCTGAGCACGTTGGCGCGAAGCCGGGTGACGCTATTTTCTTCGCCGCAGGCGACACCAAGTCTTCCCGCGCTCTTCTCGGCGCTGCCCGCGGCGAGATTGCTAAGAAGCTTGACCTCATCAAGGACGGCGACTGGGCCTTCACCTGGGTTGTAGATGCCCCGTTGTTCGAGCCCTCCGCCGACGCAACTGCTTCTGGCGACGTGGCTCTGGGACACTCCACGTGGACCGCTGTCCACCACGCTTTCACCTCTCCGAAGCCGGAGTACATGGACTCCTTTGATAAGGAGCCGGGCGAGGCCTTGGCGTACGCCTATGACATTGTCTGCAACGGCAATGAGATCGGTGGTGGCTCCATCCGTATTCACAACCAGGATGTACAGAAGCGTGTCTTCGACGTCATGGGTATCGGCGAGGAGGAAGCGCAGGAGAAGTTCGGTTTCCTCTTGGACGCATTCCAGTACGGTGCACCGCCGCACGGCGGTATCGCCTTCGGCTGGGACCGCATCGTCTCCCTGCTCGGTGGTTTCGATTCCATCCGCGACGTTATCGCTTTCCCGAAGTCCGGCGGCGGCGTTGACCCGCTGACCGATGCCCCTGGCACCATCCCGGCGGCGCAGCGCAAGGAAACCGGCGTGGACTTCAAGCCAGAAAAGGCTGCGAAAGCTGATAAGTCCGCAAAGGACGAGGTAGAGGCACAATAG